TTGACACCGAAGGCGCCCGACTGCTGTTCCAAGTCATCGCCGACGGCTATGAAAAAAGAAGCCTGATCATCACGACAAACTTAGAATTTTCGCGCTGGGGAACGGTGTTCGGTGACGACAACATGGCCGCGGCCGTCATCGACCGGCTCGTCCACCACGGCCGACTCCTCCAGTTTCGCGGCGAGTCCTACCGCGTGAAGCACGCCCTCATGAAATAGCCCTGAACCGGATCGGCCGACCTCGATCCTGAAGCCGACCGAGCCACTAGAAGGCCACTTTGCCGCCGGTCAGCACGACGAAACAACCCCCAAAACCGAGCGCTGCAACGACCGTGATCAAATGGCCGGAAACGGTGCTGAAGTGGCCGGTTAATTAGCGATCAAATGGCCGGGTTCAAGTTGACAAAACACATGGCGTAGTGTTTGCCGGCGGGGGAGGTCCAGTGGAGGTTGCCGTTGGGGGTTTGGGTGACGGTCCAGTTGGTGTTGTGTTTGAGGGCGTGGCAGGGTTTGCAGAGGTGGGCGAGGTTGGTGCTGGTGGTGGGGCCACCGAATTGGCGGGCGATGGTGTGGTCGAGGTCGCTGTGCCGGGCGGTTCGGTTGCAGCCGGGGAAGCGGCAGGTTTCGTCGCGGATCTGTTGGTAGCGTTTTAGGGCGGCGGGGACGGCGAAGTGTTCGTTACTGACGGAGAGCACGATGCCTGTTTCGGGGTGGGTGAGGATGCGGGTGAAGCTTGTTGCGGTGCCGGCGAGGCGGCGGGCGGTTTCGGGGTCGATGGGTCCGTAGCCTTCGAGGGACCCGGGTTCCTCGCTTCGGCCGAGCAGGGTGAGTACCGGGACGGTGACGTTGACGTGGGCGCTGATGCCGGCGCCGAGGCCTGTTTCGGTGACCCCGGTGAGGAGCAGGTCAACGGCCACGTCGGCGGTGAGTTGGGCGCGGTTTCGGAGTTCGTCGGTGCCCTGCAAACTGGTGGCCGTGTCGGTGAGGCGGGTGAAGATGGCTTGGAGGTCATCGGACGCCGCCGAAATCCATAGGGTGGACATGCTGTCTTGGCCGGGGAAGAGGGCCACGCGCCGGTTGGCCAGGCACGTCAGGCGGCGTTCGGCGATGGTGTCGGGGTGCAGGGCTTCTCGAAGGCGGCGTGCTTTCAGGTCAAACTTTGCCACCGTCAATGTTTTCGCTAGCGGCAGCAGTGCCTCTTCGAATTCTGGCTGGCTCAGTGCGGGCAGGGAGGAGACGTGATCGATCAGGCGGTGCACGTGGCGTTCACTGATCTGGCCTGCCCGCAATGCGGCGAGGGTGGCGGGTAGGGCGTGGGTGAGGCTGCGACTGTCGCGGATGAGGGCGCACGCGGTGCCTTCTGGGATGCGCAGGGCGCACGCGATCTCCGCCGTCACCGCACGTTCAGCTGCATACGGTGCTTCCCACCGGTCGTGGCCGGTGGCTTTACCGGTTTCGGCATTAGCGAGTGCGCGGGTGACAGCGTCGTCCACGGCGGTGGCTTTGCCCGCCTGAGCCCAGGCGATGACCTTCTCAAAATAGACCACCCGGTCAATGAGTGCCGCCGGGCTCGCCGTCGCCCCGGTACTGAAGGCTTCACTGGGCAGAACCAAAAACGCCAACGCCAGTTGCGCATCCGGCAGCGCTTCGCGCGCCTCACACCCCGAGGTCCCCTCCGTGCAGGACGTTGCCCCCGCCAACCGGAGGCGGTCCTCGGCGTCAAACGCCGCCGCCCGCCTCGCGCCCTCCGGACTCAGCCCCTCATCAAAATCAAAAAAGTTCTCAAAATCCTCAATGTCGGAGGGGGAGACGAAACTTGTCAGAAAGGCATCACGCTCCGCGTCACCCGGCCACGCCGGGGGCGGTTCCTCTGGTTCACCTGTGGTTTCCATGCCACCATTTTACTCCCGATAGCACATAAACACGAGTAAACCTCACAAATAATACAGCGAGGTTAGTACTTTATTTCTCCAACCAGATCCCGTCGCGCCGCGTCGAAACCCTCCACGCGCAGGTCCCAATCGGGGCGCACGAACTCAGCCTTCGGGAGCCGCAACCTGACTTCCTCATTGACCTCGCCCGGCCGCGCACTGACGCGGGTGAATCCATTCCTCGCATACCCGAGGCGGTGGGAGACGCCGAGGGAGGCAGCGTTCCAGGACACAGCATCGGATTCTGCCACCTCCGCGTTGAGGTAATCGAAGGCAAAGAGCAGCAGGGCCGCACGCATTTCCGTGCCGATTCCGACACCCTGGCGACTGCGAGTGAGCCAGGATGCGCTTACAACGGTTCGGAGAACAGCGAAGTCGATCGCGCTCATGTCCTGAATGCCAATCGGTACCCCGTCAAGGCGAACCACGAAGTTGAGCGACCAGTTGTCTGGCCGCACCTGCACTCGCTGACGCCACTGGTGCTGCGCGAAGTTTCGACGCAGTTCGTCGGGCTCAGCTTCTGTCCACGGCACGGCAAACGGCATGGCTGCGGGATCATGGATTCCCGCGTGAACGCACTCGATAAGACCCGCAATGTCGTCGTCTCGCACAAGGCGAAGCTCCAGCCGGGGTGTCAGCAAGCGCAAACCAAACAGCGGCCACACGTCCACGAGTTCCATGACCCGACCGTATCAGAGCACGCTCTTGGGCAGTCGATGCACGGTGACGGCCCCAACAGCGGTGAACGGATGCAGCGGGTCCGGTGAGGACGAGCCGGTCGGGCCACCGAGACGCGAGTGCCCAACGGCGCTCATCACCGCATAAGCATCACCCGTTGTCCAGCCCTGCTCGGTGACGAGGAAGTGGAACATATCCTCAAACCCGCGGGTAATGCTTTCCTGAACCGGATCACCCAGGCCAACAAAGATCCACTCGCTGTCGGTTTCCACCCGCGGCGCGCGGAGGGACATCTGCTTAATGAGCGCGATGCTCACCACCGCGATTCCCTCGGCCTCGATGGCCACGAACGACGACTCGCCTTCGGCCATGATGGCGTGGATGTCACCGA
This sequence is a window from Cryobacterium sp. CG_9.6. Protein-coding genes within it:
- a CDS encoding HNH endonuclease signature motif containing protein, coding for METTGEPEEPPPAWPGDAERDAFLTSFVSPSDIEDFENFFDFDEGLSPEGARRAAAFDAEDRLRLAGATSCTEGTSGCEAREALPDAQLALAFLVLPSEAFSTGATASPAALIDRVVYFEKVIAWAQAGKATAVDDAVTRALANAETGKATGHDRWEAPYAAERAVTAEIACALRIPEGTACALIRDSRSLTHALPATLAALRAGQISERHVHRLIDHVSSLPALSQPEFEEALLPLAKTLTVAKFDLKARRLREALHPDTIAERRLTCLANRRVALFPGQDSMSTLWISAASDDLQAIFTRLTDTATSLQGTDELRNRAQLTADVAVDLLLTGVTETGLGAGISAHVNVTVPVLTLLGRSEEPGSLEGYGPIDPETARRLAGTATSFTRILTHPETGIVLSVSNEHFAVPAALKRYQQIRDETCRFPGCNRTARHSDLDHTIARQFGGPTTSTNLAHLCKPCHALKHNTNWTVTQTPNGNLHWTSPAGKHYAMCFVNLNPAI
- a CDS encoding GNAT family protein; its protein translation is MELVDVWPLFGLRLLTPRLELRLVRDDDIAGLIECVHAGIHDPAAMPFAVPWTEAEPDELRRNFAQHQWRQRVQVRPDNWSLNFVVRLDGVPIGIQDMSAIDFAVLRTVVSASWLTRSRQGVGIGTEMRAALLLFAFDYLNAEVAESDAVSWNAASLGVSHRLGYARNGFTRVSARPGEVNEEVRLRLPKAEFVRPDWDLRVEGFDAARRDLVGEIKY